Below is a window of Poecile atricapillus isolate bPoeAtr1 chromosome 2, bPoeAtr1.hap1, whole genome shotgun sequence DNA.
TAAAGAAAATGCTCCAGATCCCTTCCCGTCAGGCCCTGCCTTGTCCCCTCTGTTTCCTGGAGAGCACAAAATCTGTTTCCTTCCAGGCAGCTGCCCCAGGAGAGGAATTGAAAGGAAGTTAAATAGAATTCAGTTTATTCCAAAATAGAGTCACAAAGATGCCATTTCTGCcagtgcagaaaaataaaatctgaggAGAGGCTTCCTGAAGTGAAtgcaaagtaattttaatatatttcagcATTATTCCCATTCAATTTGCAGGCGAACGCCTCCACTTTTATCCCATAACATGGATACATCCAGCAGCTACGCCCAATGTGCCACACCACGCAGCCACACAATAGAATAAAATAACACTTTATTGTGCCCAGTTTCTGTTTAACAACTGGAATATTAAAGGCTTTCTCGGAGCAAAATGATACAgggtggaaaatgggaagaaaatggCACAAGAGAACGGCGGGGATaaaatgaaaggcaaaaaatGCACGGAATTATAAATGCCAGAAGTAGGAGAGAACGGTGACCACGTGGGGTCATTCTGCACGTGCAGggctccattttacccctttcTCTCCCAGACATCATTTTGTGTTGTCATCAGAGCATGGAAAGAGCAAAAATATCTCCAGATGGGAGGTGACCTTCCAGATAGGAGGCACAGGGCAGCATTCCCACCTGATGGACCGCAGCTTGAACCATGCCATGCAAAGCCAAGCAGCTCATTTTCTCCgaaaacccctcaaaaacccATCCTGAGGATGCAGGCGAGACTGGCCAGGATCCCCAGGGTGAGGATGGTGGAACTGGTTTTCACGCTGCTGGCCCCGCTGATGTTGCACAAGGAGGTCTCGCAGCAGCTGGTGGCGACTCCAGCGATGCCGATGTTCACGTCAATGGATGGGCAAAACGCAGAACATTTCTTGGTGATTCTCTGGCTCCGGTCATTGCCTGGagtgggagggagagaaaacaacaggaaaagtTCAGTTTTTCATCttggatggggtttttttttccctcaggttTCAATCACAGCCTGCAATCCGTGGGGAATCTGTTATTCTGCACTCAATGCTGTTGGGTTTCCCCTTGGGTTTCATCACATCATTGTTTGTGTATGTGTGACCTATGGACACCATCTCCAGGCCTTACAAATCCTTTGCTGGTTTCAGGGCCAGCTGAGGGCAAGAATTTGGGACTCATTTGTACAATGAGAGATTGCAAAACACTGTCACGGTGCCTTGGGATTGCTCCTTCCACAGCACCCGGCCCTTCCCATTTCTACCACCTCATGGGCATAAACTTGAGCTTGGAGTTGGGACAAGCAGTTTGTGCAGGGAtaataaaaagaattatttttattccatcaTCTCTCTGTCCTGAGAGTGGTTAATCATCagtatttaatttgaattgaGTTTAATCAGAAGTATTTTTACGATACGTTGCAACAGACCCAGGCTATGCCAAGTTCCCACCTTCCCAAGATTTGTTCTCTGCGTGCTAAAATCCTCATTAATTCCTCCACTGTACCTCCTGGTGGGGTGAGGATGAGCTGTCAGCCCCACCTGAGCCCCACCTTGTCCTCAGAGCCTTGGGAAAGCTCCACACTCACCGATTCCAGTGGTGGAATAGGATGTCAGGCAATACTTCTCGTTATCCGAGCATTTGGTGGTGCCGAGGCAGTGGATGTTGGAAGTTGCATCTTTGCACGAGAAGCAGGTCAGGGAGAAAGctgcaaaagaagcacaaaaACATCCATCAGGCACCTCTGGGAATATCCTTAGGAGCACAAAactggggatggatggatggatggatggatggatggatggatggatggatggatggatggatggatggatggaggatcTATCAAGCCCGGTGGCCACAGGCAGAAAATTCCTGGCCCCAAGGACTCTCCAGTAGCCAGATTAAGCTCAAATTGCTGCCACAGCAGTGGTTTGCACATTTAGGAACCCTCAGGGATCTTCCCTCTGGATATTGGGTTGACTCTTCCTTGGATCCATTAAAACATCTGGCATCTTCACTGTGTTCTTGGAAAGAACAGCCCAGTGTCCCACTGCTTGTAGTGTGAAGCTCTCAGGTTTTCTTTCCAACCTGGCCCCTCCAAGCCTCAGTTTCTGTCCATTGGTTCTTGTCTGGAGACACTGGACCAGGGAATCTGTGGCTggctcatccctggaagtgttcaaggccaggctggacgaggcttggagcatcctgggatggcagaaggtgtccctacccatggcagggggctggaacgAGATGgtttttaagatcccttccgACCCAAACCTTTCTATGATCTGGGCTGATTTTCCGAGCTCTCCTGTGCCAGGAGGAAAATCTTGTATTTGTAGAAGTCCGGGCTCAGCAAATCCCTGCCTTGTCTGCAGCAGATTCCTTTTTCCAGCCATCCATGGGTAACAACTTCCTTGCTCCACAAAACGTGCACATCTGGAACACTCTGCATCTGCAAAGCACTTTGCTAAAATCACTGAATGAGAACAGCTGGCACTCGATGAGGCTGAAGCATCATTGAGAGCAAAGAGATCCTTGGGGAAGGATTCTTTGCATGATAAGGGGAATTTCCTCCTCATCTGTTTATCTGGCTGCAAAGTCACCCTCCAGGGATTAAACTCATCCTCATTTCCAGAATATCCCTGGCTACTGGCAGTTAATGCCCAGCTaattcctgcagcagctttgtCCTTTAGCTTTGCCTTCCTTGCTCTTCATCTTCCCCACTCCTCTCCCTTGCTCAGGTTTCTTTGTGCCTTTGTCAGCAATGTCCCAGCCTTGCCACTGCCCTTGTTTGACCTTGGACAAGTCCAGATAGGCTCCTTAAGTGTCCTGCTAGCCCAGATCCGGCTCCAGCTCAGTCCATGACCTCAGGATCACCTTTTTGGTCTCTATTCTTCTTCTGCCTGTGTGGAAACTCTGCCTTCTTCTCCCACTCCAGCCATCATCCCCTTCTTTCCCATGGCCTTTCCTCTTGTGGTCCACAGTCCTCACGTTCCCTGCTCTTCTTCTCTTGTCCCTCACTGACAGAGGCCATCAGACAACTCAGATCCCACCTCCCACCATTCCCATGGTCACTCCAAAAGCCTCAGATGTGGCTCTCTTTGACTTCAcatcccaattttttcagtttgcttCCTATCACAGTCATTGCCACCTCCAGAACCTCCATTTGTCCTACCTGGTTCTTGTCTTCCATATTCTCCTGACCTTTCAGACCCAAATTTATCTTTTCAAGTTTGGGACCCTCCTTTAGATCGTCCCTGTCCAAGGTGTTTGGCTTCATTCTCTTTTCTCATGCTAAATTTGACTATATGGAATATAACATGGAATATTTCAGCTCCACCTCACTGGGAACCACCCTTTCCTCTCAGAAAGAGTGAAACACTCAGTCCCCAAACTGGATTTTCCACACAGAGCTCACTTTAATCCTTAGTAAATACAGCATCTTTAATCCAAGCCCATTCCCAGGAAAACTTCCTGGATCAGTGCAGGAAACAGTGGGGCTGGTTACATGCCCAAATCCTGTTTCATGCCAACCTCCCAAAGCTCCTAATTTCAGACTCCAGTTGCCCTGGGAGTCTCCTTGGCAGGAGAAGAGGGAAGCAGCATCCAAGGATGAATTTTTCAACCTCTCTCTGTGCTCCAGAGATGTCTGACTCACCAGTTAATCCAGGACTTTGGGACTGGCTCCTAAACTGGCACACCCTGAAGTCAGGGAGGACAATTTTGGTCAAGCTACAGAAAAACACtttaatttgatttcatttCTTGAGGTTGCAACGAGGGTTGAGAGGGGAAgggaattttatttcttccagatGCAAACCTTGAGTTAATCAAGTCTGCCTTTGGATGTCTCCACACCCACCAAGACCTCTGTTCTAACTGAAGAGAAGAATTCCTCAAGGAATTTGCTCTCTCATTCCTTgatctcttaaaaaaaacaatgggAGTAAAGCTGCAGGAAAAGATCCTTTTGTTTGCCTTAACATTCTCAGCTTGAGCACAATTCCAAGTTTCAAGCCTGTGAAATCGATCAATAGGAATATTTCCATCCTCAAATTAAGTGGGAGACAAAGAGGTCTGTTAGTCCAGGACCAGAATGGCCAGGAATTTGCAGGTCAAATCCTACAGGGAAAAATTCAGTTTGTAAACAGGCAAAAAACTCCCGAGCTGAGGAAATCAACCATTCCCCTAAAACAGAGGGGTATTCCAAGCTGCACCTTCTGTTCCCTGCCTGTCCCAGAGCACAAGGTGTGGTCCTTGGCAGAGTCCAGCCAGGAAAAATGAGGTGCAGCTTCCCAGGGctctcccaaaaaatcccccagacAATTATCAGAATGAGAATTGGACTCTGcatctccatcccaaacctggCATCAGCTGGGAATCATGGAaccaaggctggaaaagacctccaaaatCATCGAGTCCAGGTTCACCACTAaaccccagctctgagcaccaCATCCACTTATTTTCTG
It encodes the following:
- the LOC131575117 gene encoding lymphocyte antigen 6E-like; translated protein: MKLFLLVLLGVALCTESAFSLTCFSCKDATSNIHCLGTTKCSDNEKYCLTSYSTTGIGNDRSQRITKKCSAFCPSIDVNIGIAGVATSCCETSLCNISGASSVKTSSTILTLGILASLACILRMGF